A stretch of the Massilia sp. W12 genome encodes the following:
- a CDS encoding amino acid adenylation domain-containing protein, giving the protein MEHCNQQEKIAIIGIGCRFPGSANDYSQFWENLVGGKDCLEPTPANRYNAASLYSKDKAKPGRLTGGRGGYIDGFDEFDPAFFGIGPREAEYMDPQQRKLLEVAWEALEDGGQRPYQMAGKNVGVFIGAFTLDYKIVQFADLGFNGLAAHTATGTMMTMVSNRLSYSFDYVGPSMSIDTACSSSLVAVHLACQSLQSGESSLALAGGVLLHMTPQYTITESKGGFLSPEGLSRTYDSAANGYVRSEGVGVVALKRLSDALRDGDRIHAVIIGSGVNQDGRTNGITVPSGEAQQRLIRQVCAQAGVTPGSLQYIEAHGTSTPVGDPIEANALGQILADGRQPGSACYIGSVKTNIGHTEAAAGVAGLIKTTLALKHKLIPPHINLREVNPKLNLDDQPFDIPRQPTAWPEHEGPARAGVNSFGFGGTNAHVLLEEAPAAVAPQAPAQHAARAFMPLTTRDAADMPALVEKMRAHLQQQEDSPQVLRNIGHTLATRRQPLEARLALAYADRASLLQRMDDYLAGVSHPDIIAGSQLAPEQRRLVWVFTGMGPQWWGMGRQLYQSAPVFSAIIDACDAEMRKHADWSLVQELMRDEAQSQMDQTWLAQPANFALQIALAALWRSYGVTPAAIVGHSAGEAAAFYEAGVYSLQDAVTVIMHRSRLQQLLTGTGAMLAVSLSEAEALKRIAAYDGKISIAAINSPTAMTLAGEEAALQDLAGRLKQEQVFAKFLAVSVPYHSVMMEPIKEELLQTLSGITPQCARLPLYLTGRDAMAQGPELDAHYWWDNVRDSVRFHAASCRLAADGYQLFLEIGPHPVLAHSIKESFTSLGLNAQVLPSIRRLEDEMARFTQSLAALHNAGLDLDWTPLFGGGVQVTLPAYPWKKTRYWAESKAVQQIRLGLVDHALLGRRLPNSEPSWEALLDIEHQPWLADHRIEGNVLFPAAGYLEMAAQAVRALGGPSYVHLADIQLRKALYLPDGEAKPVQCKLDAESAAFHVATLGADGQEAAIHASGVVRASQPRRLAALDRAAVQARCQRMLDGQSCYAVLAKMGYHYGPAFQPIQQMWIGDGETLTWIEPGAALLAGSEEWHFHPALLDACFQTILGAEIPHAEQAGSAIRLPLTIGALRSAGVGCRGIWAHARITKRDSDQITGDIYVYAEDGAALGVIEAFHAGNVEKAASKVSLNTIDSWLTEIQWQASPLPQADDAEALQPGAALSKGACCLVFANAETELSEQVAQQLAAQHHHYYLVTPGSDFAFDASARLATVAPGKREHLRQLFAALKTHAPQINSVLYLWHLDAPVFEDSAAEDLCASGSHAAYPLICLGQQLLEERSHARLLLATRGAQAVGADDSAEPMQATVWGVGRVLWRQELPDCVGKLLDLDPQAHDAASEAACLLQELALEDEDEIAWRNGQRYTSRLQQAANLSRPLPLRLRADGCYLVTGAMGALGRLVCRTLAKRGARRIILMGRSRLPARQDWAALDPASNAGRQVAFIRELEAMGVDAILASVDVADEAGMRAWLAAFEQKALPPIRGVFHLAGQVKDTLLAEMQADAFDAAYRPKVIGGWLLHHLLQQHPLEHFVMFASVASILTTAGQTNYAAGNAFLDALAHHRRARGLPALSIDWGPWATGMIEELGLIEHYRNSRGMNSLAADAGMDVMERVMGQDKAQLVVSTVVDWPQFIAWYPSMPPLVQALAASQRSNNREEEHGSFFERYKGADEAARAQLLQGHFVHVVSDVLRMQGGAFETSRSLNELGLDSLLAIELRARIQRELRVALPVVTLLSGASVEELLQQAGDDLARQLEQDGGAAQESNVTLFNNENEYPLTRNQSALWFLKHLNPDGFAYNIGGAVHIRTRLQPELMMDAVRTLVLRHPQLRANFMQGAQGAQQRIRPDGQADLAIVDVSGQAWEQVYQTIIDEYRRPYDLAHDSLLRVRLYRFADDHWVLMKAVHHIISDAISTFTFIDELLKLYESMKRGENLQLAPTAARYLDFLNWQNRFLASAQAQKMQDYWLNHLPKEIPALNLPTDKPRPAVQTNNGASHFFVLDQNLSQGVHQLAKQQGATVFMVLLSAYYVLLHRYSGQNNIIVGSPVTGRTQQEFAQVYGYFVNPLPLHADLSGAPDTLTLLQKVQEIVLNGLDNQEYPLVSLVEKLGMKHDPSRSAIFQAMFILLAHKIATEQYGYRLEYIELPEEEGQFDILLSAYEEAEEGQFHCVFKYNTDLFLPATMARMAGHYQNLLRAMIAAPNTPVTQLNMLEAAEQSSLLQDWSGAQRRLPLQGNVLQMMAANAKPADVALVMPQADGARRSMTHGELASAAANFGANLRAMGVQRGDVVALCLPKSIELVVALLGVMHAGATYLPLDPAYPQERLHYMLSHAKVRLALADAEAMPQLESWRAEQGECLLLDDARLWQAASPLGDAGPASLDDLAYIIYTSGSTGKPKAVQVSHRNLAAVYLGWEQEYDLRGQIRVHGQLASFAFDVFGGDMLRALCSGGALVLIGRDILFNSAQLYRTLKEEQVDCVEFVPALVRTVQRYCEEHHCRLDFLRMLIVGSDVWKVEEIERLRQLCHPAHRLINSYGLSEATIDSTWFEGDVSALEPGRMTPIGRPFPNSAAYVLDAHQQPVPVGVPGELWIGGDGVAQGYLGAPELTRQRFVELTLGGQNLRLYRTGDMGYWDSKGVLHLLGRADNQIKIRGHRIESGEIESRLKSMAGVRHAVVAPRQDKQGEYQLCAWYQADAELDVKEIRQFLGACLPTYMLPTWFVQLQAMPLSPNGKVDMQALPAPALEQVQLLEAPHTLYQQRMAAHWQELLGAEQIGLQHDFFELGGSSIKLIELIYRLQSEFNVSLAVNQLFKFTTLYGMAKSLEDVIIGRSSGAQPWMEFNREQSTQIFCLPPAGGHGLVYRKLAEVMPQYRLLAFNYITGEDKVAQYADLMISLRNSDAPLLLLGYSLGGNLAFEIAKVLEARGVPVAQVIIIDSYRTSSTFELQPQHWAEFEAELQGHLKTHTGSDMVAQEIMTQAREYVIFNSRTINSGKIKAQLNVLADSHKLAFYASGQSGSWHGASTSATHLLQGSGEHADMLSNEADVAQNAALIMQVLQSGTVDA; this is encoded by the coding sequence ATGGAACACTGCAATCAACAAGAAAAAATCGCCATTATCGGCATTGGCTGTCGCTTTCCCGGCAGCGCGAATGATTATTCCCAATTCTGGGAAAATCTGGTGGGCGGCAAAGATTGCCTGGAACCGACGCCGGCTAACCGTTATAACGCGGCCAGTCTGTACAGTAAAGACAAGGCCAAGCCGGGCCGTCTGACTGGCGGGCGCGGCGGTTATATCGACGGTTTTGACGAGTTTGATCCAGCCTTCTTCGGCATTGGCCCGCGTGAAGCCGAATATATGGACCCGCAGCAGCGCAAATTGCTGGAAGTGGCCTGGGAAGCGCTGGAAGACGGCGGCCAGCGTCCTTATCAAATGGCGGGCAAAAATGTCGGCGTGTTCATCGGCGCCTTCACCCTCGATTACAAAATTGTGCAATTTGCCGACTTGGGCTTTAATGGTCTGGCTGCGCATACCGCAACCGGCACCATGATGACCATGGTTTCCAATCGTCTTTCATACAGCTTTGACTATGTTGGCCCGAGTATGTCGATTGACACCGCTTGCAGCTCTTCGCTGGTGGCGGTGCATCTGGCGTGCCAGAGCCTGCAGAGCGGCGAGAGCAGCCTGGCGCTGGCCGGCGGCGTGCTTTTGCATATGACGCCGCAATACACCATTACCGAATCCAAGGGCGGCTTTTTGTCGCCTGAAGGCTTGTCGCGCACCTATGACTCGGCAGCGAATGGTTATGTGCGCTCGGAAGGCGTGGGCGTGGTGGCCTTAAAACGTTTGTCCGATGCGCTGCGCGATGGCGACCGGATTCATGCTGTGATCATCGGTTCCGGCGTGAATCAGGATGGCCGCACCAATGGCATCACCGTGCCCAGCGGCGAAGCGCAGCAGCGCTTGATCCGTCAGGTGTGCGCGCAAGCCGGCGTGACGCCGGGCAGTTTGCAATATATCGAAGCGCATGGCACTTCAACTCCGGTGGGCGATCCGATTGAGGCGAATGCTTTGGGCCAGATCCTGGCCGATGGCCGTCAGCCCGGCAGCGCTTGCTATATCGGTTCGGTGAAAACGAATATCGGCCACACCGAAGCTGCGGCTGGCGTGGCGGGCCTGATCAAGACCACTCTGGCCTTGAAACACAAGCTGATTCCGCCTCATATCAATCTGCGCGAAGTCAATCCCAAGCTCAATCTGGACGATCAGCCGTTCGATATTCCGCGCCAGCCCACGGCCTGGCCGGAACATGAAGGCCCGGCGCGCGCTGGCGTTAATTCCTTTGGTTTTGGCGGCACCAATGCCCACGTACTGCTGGAAGAAGCCCCGGCCGCCGTGGCGCCGCAGGCGCCGGCGCAACATGCCGCGCGCGCTTTCATGCCGCTCACCACACGCGATGCAGCCGATATGCCGGCGCTGGTGGAAAAAATGCGCGCCCATTTGCAACAGCAGGAAGACAGCCCGCAAGTGCTGCGCAACATCGGTCACACGCTGGCCACGCGCCGTCAGCCGCTCGAAGCGCGTCTGGCGCTGGCCTATGCTGACCGCGCCAGCCTGCTGCAGCGTATGGATGATTATCTGGCCGGCGTGAGCCACCCCGATATCATCGCCGGCAGCCAGCTGGCGCCCGAACAGCGCCGCCTGGTGTGGGTGTTTACCGGCATGGGGCCGCAATGGTGGGGCATGGGGCGTCAGCTGTATCAGAGCGCGCCGGTGTTCTCCGCCATCATCGACGCCTGCGATGCGGAAATGCGCAAGCATGCCGACTGGTCGCTGGTGCAAGAATTGATGCGTGATGAAGCGCAATCGCAGATGGATCAAACCTGGCTGGCGCAACCGGCCAACTTCGCTTTGCAAATCGCCCTGGCGGCGCTGTGGCGCTCGTATGGCGTGACACCGGCGGCCATCGTCGGCCATAGCGCTGGCGAAGCGGCGGCGTTCTATGAAGCAGGGGTCTATAGTTTGCAGGATGCGGTGACGGTGATCATGCACCGCAGCCGCCTGCAACAATTACTGACCGGCACTGGCGCCATGCTCGCCGTCAGCCTGTCAGAAGCGGAGGCCTTAAAGCGCATTGCTGCGTATGACGGCAAGATTTCGATTGCCGCGATTAACAGTCCGACTGCGATGACGCTGGCGGGCGAAGAAGCCGCATTGCAGGATCTGGCCGGGCGTTTGAAGCAAGAACAGGTTTTTGCCAAATTCCTCGCTGTCAGCGTGCCGTATCACAGCGTGATGATGGAGCCGATTAAGGAAGAGTTGCTGCAAACGCTGTCTGGCATCACGCCGCAATGCGCGCGTTTGCCGCTGTATTTGACCGGGCGCGACGCTATGGCGCAGGGGCCGGAATTGGATGCCCATTACTGGTGGGACAATGTGCGCGACAGCGTGCGCTTCCACGCCGCCAGCTGTCGTCTGGCCGCTGATGGCTATCAATTATTCCTTGAAATCGGCCCGCATCCGGTGTTGGCGCACTCGATCAAGGAAAGTTTCACTTCGCTGGGCTTGAATGCGCAAGTGCTGCCTTCTATCCGCCGTCTGGAAGATGAGATGGCGCGCTTTACCCAATCGCTGGCCGCTTTGCACAATGCCGGCCTGGATTTGGATTGGACGCCGCTGTTTGGCGGCGGGGTGCAAGTCACGCTGCCGGCTTATCCGTGGAAGAAAACCCGTTATTGGGCCGAATCCAAGGCGGTGCAGCAAATCCGTCTGGGGCTGGTCGATCACGCCCTGCTGGGCCGCCGTTTGCCCAATAGCGAGCCGTCCTGGGAAGCTTTGCTGGATATTGAACACCAGCCATGGCTGGCCGATCACCGGATTGAGGGCAATGTGCTGTTCCCGGCTGCCGGCTATCTGGAAATGGCGGCGCAGGCTGTGCGCGCGCTCGGCGGCCCGTCGTATGTGCATCTGGCCGACATCCAATTGCGCAAAGCGCTGTATCTGCCGGATGGCGAAGCCAAGCCGGTGCAATGCAAGCTGGATGCGGAAAGCGCCGCCTTCCATGTCGCCACCCTGGGGGCGGATGGGCAGGAAGCGGCAATCCACGCCAGCGGCGTGGTGCGCGCCAGTCAGCCGCGCCGCCTGGCCGCGCTGGACCGCGCCGCAGTGCAAGCGCGTTGCCAGCGCATGCTCGATGGCCAATCCTGCTATGCAGTGTTGGCGAAAATGGGTTATCACTATGGCCCGGCGTTCCAACCGATTCAACAGATGTGGATTGGCGATGGCGAAACCCTGACCTGGATCGAACCCGGCGCAGCGCTGTTGGCCGGCAGTGAGGAATGGCATTTCCACCCGGCCTTGCTGGACGCCTGCTTCCAGACCATTCTCGGCGCCGAAATTCCTCACGCTGAGCAAGCCGGCAGCGCGATCCGTCTGCCTTTGACGATTGGCGCTTTGCGCAGCGCCGGCGTGGGTTGCCGTGGCATTTGGGCGCATGCCCGCATCACCAAGCGCGATAGCGATCAAATCACTGGCGATATCTATGTGTATGCCGAAGATGGCGCTGCGCTTGGCGTGATTGAAGCGTTCCATGCCGGCAATGTCGAAAAAGCCGCCAGCAAGGTCAGCTTGAATACGATTGACAGCTGGCTGACTGAAATCCAATGGCAAGCCAGCCCGCTGCCGCAAGCCGATGACGCCGAGGCGCTGCAGCCTGGGGCGGCATTGAGCAAGGGCGCCTGCTGCCTGGTGTTTGCCAATGCGGAAACCGAATTGAGCGAGCAGGTGGCGCAGCAACTGGCCGCGCAACACCATCATTACTACCTGGTGACGCCGGGTTCTGACTTCGCGTTTGACGCCAGCGCCCGTCTGGCCACCGTGGCCCCGGGTAAGCGCGAACATCTGCGCCAGTTGTTTGCCGCACTCAAAACCCATGCGCCGCAAATTAATTCGGTGCTGTATCTGTGGCATCTGGATGCCCCGGTGTTTGAAGACAGCGCGGCGGAAGATCTGTGCGCCAGCGGCAGCCATGCCGCCTATCCGCTGATCTGCCTGGGTCAGCAATTGCTCGAAGAGCGCAGTCATGCCCGTCTGCTGTTGGCCACCCGTGGCGCGCAGGCAGTGGGCGCGGACGATAGCGCCGAGCCGATGCAGGCCACGGTGTGGGGTGTGGGCCGCGTGTTGTGGCGTCAGGAATTGCCGGATTGCGTGGGCAAGCTGCTCGACCTGGATCCGCAAGCGCACGACGCCGCCAGCGAAGCAGCCTGTCTGTTGCAGGAATTGGCGCTGGAAGATGAAGATGAAATCGCCTGGCGCAATGGTCAGCGCTACACCAGCCGCTTGCAGCAAGCCGCCAATCTGAGCCGCCCGCTGCCCTTGCGTCTGCGCGCTGATGGCTGCTATCTGGTGACCGGCGCCATGGGCGCGCTGGGCCGCCTGGTGTGCCGCACGCTGGCCAAACGCGGCGCCCGCCGCATCATCCTGATGGGCCGCAGCCGTTTGCCGGCGCGTCAGGATTGGGCTGCGCTGGATCCGGCTTCCAACGCCGGACGCCAGGTCGCCTTCATTCGCGAACTCGAAGCGATGGGCGTGGATGCGATTCTGGCTTCGGTGGACGTGGCTGATGAAGCCGGCATGCGCGCCTGGCTGGCTGCGTTTGAACAAAAAGCGCTGCCGCCTATCCGTGGCGTGTTCCATCTGGCCGGTCAAGTCAAAGACACGCTGCTGGCGGAAATGCAAGCCGATGCGTTTGACGCGGCTTACCGTCCGAAAGTGATTGGCGGCTGGCTCTTGCACCACCTGCTGCAACAGCATCCGCTCGAACATTTTGTCATGTTCGCTTCGGTGGCCTCGATTTTGACCACCGCCGGACAAACCAACTACGCTGCCGGGAATGCCTTCCTGGATGCGCTGGCGCACCATCGCCGCGCACGCGGCTTGCCGGCATTGTCGATTGACTGGGGGCCATGGGCCACTGGCATGATCGAAGAACTCGGTTTGATCGAGCACTATCGCAACAGCCGTGGCATGAATTCACTTGCAGCCGACGCCGGCATGGACGTGATGGAACGCGTAATGGGCCAGGACAAGGCGCAGCTGGTGGTTTCCACTGTGGTTGATTGGCCGCAATTTATCGCCTGGTACCCCAGCATGCCGCCGCTGGTGCAGGCGCTTGCCGCCAGCCAGCGCAGCAATAATCGCGAAGAAGAGCATGGCAGCTTCTTTGAACGCTACAAAGGCGCTGACGAAGCCGCCCGCGCTCAGCTCTTGCAAGGACATTTCGTGCATGTGGTCAGCGATGTGCTGCGCATGCAGGGCGGGGCGTTTGAAACCAGCCGCAGCCTGAACGAACTCGGCCTGGATTCGCTGCTGGCGATTGAGTTGCGCGCCCGCATTCAGCGTGAATTGCGCGTCGCGCTGCCCGTGGTGACACTGCTCTCCGGGGCCAGCGTCGAAGAGTTGCTGCAACAAGCCGGCGACGATCTGGCGCGCCAGCTGGAACAAGACGGCGGCGCAGCGCAGGAAAGCAATGTGACGCTGTTCAATAATGAAAATGAATACCCGCTCACCCGCAATCAAAGCGCACTCTGGTTCTTGAAGCATTTGAATCCGGATGGCTTTGCCTACAACATCGGCGGCGCCGTGCATATCCGCACCCGCTTGCAGCCGGAATTGATGATGGATGCGGTGCGCACCCTGGTGCTGCGTCATCCCCAATTGCGCGCCAACTTCATGCAAGGCGCACAAGGCGCGCAGCAACGCATCCGCCCGGACGGACAAGCCGATCTGGCCATTGTGGATGTCAGCGGCCAGGCGTGGGAACAGGTGTATCAGACCATTATTGATGAATATCGCCGTCCGTATGATCTGGCGCATGACTCGCTGCTGCGGGTGCGTCTGTACCGCTTCGCCGATGATCACTGGGTGTTGATGAAGGCGGTGCATCACATCATTTCCGATGCTATCTCCACCTTCACCTTTATTGATGAGCTGTTAAAGTTGTACGAGAGCATGAAGCGCGGTGAAAATCTGCAATTGGCGCCGACTGCGGCGCGCTATCTGGATTTCCTGAATTGGCAAAACCGCTTCCTGGCCAGCGCGCAAGCGCAGAAAATGCAGGATTACTGGTTAAACCACCTGCCCAAGGAAATTCCGGCGCTCAATCTGCCCACCGATAAACCGCGTCCGGCAGTGCAGACCAATAACGGCGCTTCGCACTTCTTTGTGCTGGATCAGAACCTCAGCCAGGGCGTGCATCAGCTGGCCAAGCAGCAGGGCGCGACGGTGTTCATGGTCTTGCTCTCGGCTTACTATGTGCTGTTGCACCGTTACAGCGGGCAAAACAATATCATCGTCGGCAGCCCGGTGACCGGTCGCACGCAGCAGGAATTCGCTCAGGTGTATGGCTATTTCGTCAACCCCTTGCCGCTGCACGCTGATTTGTCCGGCGCCCCTGACACCCTGACCCTGTTGCAAAAAGTGCAGGAAATCGTGCTCAATGGTTTGGACAATCAGGAATATCCGCTGGTGTCGCTGGTGGAAAAACTGGGCATGAAACACGACCCGAGCCGCTCCGCGATTTTCCAGGCGATGTTTATTTTGCTGGCGCACAAAATCGCCACTGAGCAATATGGCTATCGTTTGGAATATATCGAGTTGCCGGAAGAAGAAGGCCAGTTCGATATCCTGCTCTCGGCATACGAAGAAGCGGAAGAAGGTCAGTTCCACTGCGTCTTCAAGTACAACACCGATCTGTTCCTGCCGGCCACCATGGCGCGTATGGCGGGGCACTATCAAAACCTGCTGCGCGCCATGATCGCCGCGCCGAATACGCCGGTGACGCAGCTCAATATGCTTGAGGCGGCGGAACAAAGCAGCCTGCTGCAAGACTGGAGCGGAGCGCAGCGCCGTCTGCCGCTGCAAGGCAATGTGCTGCAGATGATGGCCGCCAACGCCAAACCCGCCGATGTGGCGCTGGTAATGCCGCAAGCGGATGGCGCACGCCGCAGCATGACGCATGGCGAACTGGCCAGCGCCGCCGCCAACTTCGGCGCCAATCTGCGCGCCATGGGCGTGCAGCGCGGCGATGTGGTGGCCTTGTGTCTGCCCAAATCGATTGAGCTGGTGGTGGCCTTGCTGGGCGTGATGCATGCCGGCGCGACCTATTTGCCGCTTGATCCGGCCTACCCGCAAGAGCGTCTGCACTATATGTTAAGCCACGCCAAAGTGCGCTTGGCGCTGGCTGACGCCGAAGCGATGCCGCAATTGGAAAGCTGGCGCGCAGAGCAGGGCGAATGCCTGCTGCTGGATGATGCGCGGCTGTGGCAAGCCGCCAGCCCGCTCGGCGATGCCGGCCCGGCCAGCCTGGACGACCTGGCCTACATCATCTATACCTCGGGTTCGACCGGCAAACCGAAGGCGGTGCAAGTCAGCCACCGCAATCTGGCGGCGGTGTATCTGGGCTGGGAACAGGAATACGATTTGCGCGGCCAGATCCGCGTGCACGGCCAGCTCGCCAGCTTCGCCTTTGACGTGTTCGGCGGCGATATGCTGCGCGCCCTGTGCTCGGGCGGCGCCCTGGTCTTGATCGGGCGCGACATCCTGTTTAACAGCGCGCAACTGTACCGCACGCTCAAAGAAGAGCAGGTCGATTGCGTGGAATTTGTGCCGGCGCTGGTGCGCACAGTGCAGCGTTACTGTGAAGAACACCACTGCCGCCTGGACTTCCTGCGCATGCTGATCGTCGGTTCCGACGTCTGGAAAGTGGAAGAAATCGAGCGTCTGCGCCAACTCTGCCACCCTGCGCACCGTCTGATCAATTCCTATGGTTTGAGCGAAGCCACGATTGACTCGACCTGGTTTGAAGGCGATGTCAGCGCGCTGGAGCCGGGCCGTATGACGCCGATTGGCCGTCCTTTCCCCAACAGCGCAGCCTATGTGCTGGACGCGCACCAGCAGCCGGTTCCGGTTGGCGTGCCGGGCGAGCTGTGGATTGGCGGCGACGGTGTGGCGCAAGGTTATCTGGGCGCGCCTGAATTGACCCGTCAGCGCTTTGTTGAACTGACGCTGGGCGGCCAGAATCTGCGTCTGTACCGCACCGGCGATATGGGCTACTGGGATAGCAAGGGCGTCTTGCACCTGCTGGGCCGGGCGGATAATCAGATCAAGATCCGTGGTCACCGGATTGAGAGCGGGGAAATTGAAAGCCGCCTCAAATCCATGGCCGGCGTGCGCCATGCCGTGGTGGCCCCGCGTCAGGACAAACAGGGCGAATATCAGCTGTGCGCCTGGTATCAGGCCGATGCTGAATTGGATGTGAAAGAGATCCGCCAATTCTTAGGCGCCTGTTTGCCGACCTATATGCTGCCGACCTGGTTTGTGCAACTGCAAGCCATGCCGCTCTCGCCGAATGGCAAAGTGGATATGCAAGCCTTGCCGGCCCCGGCTCTGGAACAGGTGCAATTGCTGGAAGCGCCGCACACCCTGTATCAGCAGCGCATGGCCGCGCATTGGCAGGAATTGCTGGGCGCCGAGCAAATCGGTTTGCAGCATGACTTCTTTGAACTGGGCGGCAGCTCGATCAAATTGATCGAATTGATTTACCGCTTGCAAAGTGAGTTCAATGTTTCGCTGGCTGTGAATCAGCTCTTCAAATTCACGACCCTGTACGGCATGGCCAAGTCGCTCGAAGATGTGATCATCGGCCGCAGCAGCGGGGCGCAACCGTGGATGGAATTTAACCGTGAGCAAAGCACGCAAATCTTCTGTCTGCCGCCTGCCGGCGGCCACGGGCTGGTGTATCGCAAGCTGGCTGAAGTCATGCCGCAATATCGCCTGCTGGCCTTTAACTACATCACCGGCGAAGACAAGGTGGCGCAATATGCCGATTTGATGATCAGCTTGCGCAACAGCGATGCGCCATTGCTCTTGCTGGGCTACTCGCTGGGCGGCAATCTGGCCTTTGAAATCGCCAAAGTGCTGGAAGCGCGCGGCGTGCCGGTGGCGCAAGTGATCATCATTGACAGCTATCGCACGTCGAGCACCTTTGAATTGCAGCCGCAGCACTGGGCTGAGTTTGAGGCGGAATTGCAAGGCCACTTGAAGACCCATACCGGCTCGGACATGGTGGCGCAGGAAATCATGACGCAAGCGCGTGAGTATGTGATTTTCAACAGCCGCACCATCAATTCCGGCAAGATCAAGGCGCAATTGAATGTGCTGGCCGACAGCCACAAGCTGGCCTTCTATGCTTCCGGCCAGAGCGGTTCCTGGCACGGAG